TATCTCTCAgcccagttttttttattctgtgtcGTTGTGTGATTTGTATGAAATTCGAGGGCAATTTTCatgcaatataattattattataaaaagatataaataagaaatgaatgGAGGTGTTTAAAATATGGATTTTAAATATCCAGTCGCTGTTACCTGTGCTGTGCGCTGACTTGAGCATCAATTCGCATTTGTAACAGTTTGCGGACCTCATCTTCATTATTGATCTTCACCACTGCGTGTGTATTATATTGTTGGTCattcttcatgttttcattattattttatgcgCTCACACCTAcgtgttttcttttaaagtcaTTGGACCCCCAGCTTCCTTCTTGGCAATTTTGGCAGTGTGGTTATAAGTTGGCTCAGGTGCTCTGCTCGATCTGGATAAATCATGTTGAAGGATTTGCGTCGCTATTTGCGCTGCATACATTtgcctttgtttattttgcatttcctctGTGTTTGGCTAACAGTTATCAggaggaaagttttttttttttttttttttccacccgtTGTTTTGATGGTTGTCTCCCATGGCTCTTTAAATCATGCGCATGTACTTGCTCGTCCTTCtaagtttattttctttatttttctattgGAATTATACAGCCACGttgattatactgtatatggccAATGTCTGTGGCATCACAACTTGTCACTGGGGGACAAAATTCTAGCAATGGTACTGAGTGGAGATATACAGAAATATTGGAGGGAAACATTAGCTCTGCttcaacactgtgtgtgtgtgtgtgtgttgggggtggTATGTCCACCGCACCAGTATTATCAGCATCAGTAAATGAATTGTGCTCTCTTGTTAAGGGTGAAATATTGCCTCAAAGTTATTCGCTGTCTGTTTCGTTCTGCTCGCAGGGTTAGGAGAAGCTTGGGGCCACACAAGTCGAACCAAATCTTTGGACAACGTGGGTCGGGAGTTAGGATCACATCTCCTGCAGGTAACCACCGACCAGTCGCCCTAATGTGCGCATGCACACCATCAGCTGCATCGCTGGATGTCAGCGCTGTTTTTCTCACATTGCTCGTCTTTCTTCAGCAACAggtcatgtagtggttagagttaacTCCCTGTCGTCTGAGGGTTGTTGGTTTCAGTCCCACTGCTGCACTAAATCCTTAGTCAGTACAATTAACTTGAATTTGTATAGTTAAAATAACCCAGGTTTATAAATCACCGAAAAGTTAATTTGTCCAAGTGGGCTTGGGCaaggagtcagctaaataaaaataaataataatggacTTTTGTTTTTGCCTGGGCAGGGCCATGGACCATTGATGGGGATGATCTTTCCCTGTGCTATTTAAATATTGGTTAACTAAACTGTTTGCCAGCCCCTAGTTGatcttttgatttttaaaaacgttAATGCTGTCGTTTGAGGGGCAGTTGATGACAGAGAAAGTGCCCATGGTGGTCAGGTGGGGAAGCCTGGGATTTCTCCTTCAGTCGTTGTTATGTAACCATTACTTAGCCTACATAATGGCTTATAATGTTAGAGTTGTGTAATAAGGCATTTACCATAATATACCCAtgtatgcagcagggtattctgCTGGTGTTAACTATTGTGAATAGTCGTACTGTAATCGAGAGAACTACAGTaggagtggggattcgaacctggaaccTGCATAGAATCAGAGGACTTTAACCACTACGGTCTCTGCCCCATTATTCAAAAGCAATGCTTCataattttgaataattaaaaattttcataACTTTAAAGATACTAATCTTTTAAGATGAAACGGCTACGATAAGGACACTTTTGCTGAAGAATGCCgttgtgaaatgttttgtttgcctgtttaatttcttttctcagaCATTAGATGGCTTCATTTTCGTGGTGGCTCCGGAtggaaaaataatgtacatCTCCGAGACTGCGTCCGTGCATTTGGGTCTGTCTCAGGTGTGGCTCTTTCTAAAGCGCTTCGGGGGCACAATGATAAGACATGGCAGCTCCTTGTGTGTGGCATGGCCGAGTGAGTGACCAAGGCTCGCTGTAACAGGTAGAGCTCACCGGGAACAGCATCTACGAGTACGTGCACCCAGCCGACCACGATGAGATGACAGCGGTGCTCACCCCACAGCAGCCCTGCCATACACACTTCCTTCAAGGTGCGacacaccaacacaccacaAACCGCCCTCGccccctgcattttttttttcgttgttGCTTTATTGccctgcatttatttattgtatggCCACTTGATGATCCCACTCGCAGGAGGTCAAAAGCCAGaagattcttggttctggctccactgtggtggaatgagcttctctgtcactcagaactgctgaatcccaacAAGTTACAAAACACTTCGGTTTCAAACTGATTTCTCCTCGATCTCCTATCTGCCCCATAAACTATAAGACGTGTGAAAACTATTTCTCCTTATCATTTGCATATGGAGGTTCTCGACTAAGGAGAAAATGTGGTTTCGGACTAGCCGAACATTGGGTGTCCCATGTTTGCATCTCTGTCCCTTCTTCTGTTGGCCAAATACACTTTTGTTAGCTCTGCGTTGTACGTCACTTGGGAGAGAAGCGtgtgataaatgaacaaatgtaatataaatgtaatatgcacGTAAATGcatttcactcactgtgtgctGTTTGTGCATTTAAAGAGTACGAAATTGAGCGCTCTTTCTTCCTGAGGATGAAATGTGTTCTGGCGAAAAGAAACGCGGGCCTAACTAGCGGTGGATACAAGGTACAGCAAACCCCTCCGTCCTCTGTCTTCTTTTAGACTGTTCCAGTTATTTTCAATTGCGCATTGGCAGTGCTACTTGGTTTATTACACTACTTCCACAGTACTGCcccaaaattactttttaagcTCATAAGTACATGTACAAGAACTGGAAAACTGTGTGTAGTGAGTGAACAcacaaatgtctgtgtgtgtgtgtgtgtgtgtgtctgtgtgtggtggtACCCTACCATGGACCGGCATCCTCTCCAGAGTTTATTCTTCCTGGGGTCCTGTGTTTTTGGGATAAGCACTGGACTGCAGTGATATATAATGAATTTCCCACATTTAGATTGCCCATTTTCTATAACATCTGTTTGTGAACAGATCCAATGCAACCTTTGTTTGTGTGGCCAGCCCATCCGatgccagtaaaacacacccaagTGTAATATGAGTGTGGGACCAACTTAACTGAACTCACTtccatagtgtttacagctcttgtctGGTGTTTTTGAGTGTTCATAAATATCAAGGTCGGAATATTGCATCTTTGTGGAATTAAGTGCTTAGTTACTGACACTGGATAGATTTGTgagattatgtatttttatttattttttaaattttgatgtaGCTAGGcattaaaaaattcataataaaaTTCTTAgagtactttttaaattatatagcTTTTGTGGAAACTAACCAGTGACTAaatcaaacatttattattattattcttattattattattgttgttgttgctgttgtgcaGACATAAGCTTTtatgaattattattgttgattGTACAAAGGTAAAAGTGATTGAAGTGACAGGCAAAATGATCAGCCCTCtggtaaaaatatttgttagtTCAGGAGCCAGTGTATCTTTTTATGTCTTTATGGACTCAATAATAGTCTGCAATGCAGGCATTTGCACAGGGTTAGTAAAAATTGAGCATTTTGCTGCTGAAATAAGTCTCAGCCAAAATCAGAGTCTATGTATGTCTCCAGGTGCACGTGAGCATGTTGCTTTTAGCTGTACAGCAAAGCTGAGGGTCTGAATCCCTGCCGTACACTCTAGCCGTCTGTGGACAGCATGTCCAGGAAGTGCAAACTGGCCCCAATTTCCCTTGGGTGGCTGAGAAGGCTGCTGTTTTCTCCCCCTCGCTGTGATTCCTACAATAACCTGGGCACTTAAAGAGCTGTGGGTGGAATCCAGTGAACTGTGTTGTCCGGTAGGTGTCTCATCAAAGGACGAAGCCTGTAGCTGGTAGTGCTGCTGGTAGTTGGAAGAATTGGGTGACTCGCAGCATGTAGATATaagctgtgtcactgtgtccccCACAAAGCTGCAGTAGGTGTCATGAGGATGTGGTAATTGACAGTTACCAACgtgggaggaaaaaagcatgaaatgGAAAAGAGAAACGTCACTTGTAACCaaaaatacattgtgtgtgtttatgaagcTGTTGCAACCTCGTCCCACACCAGGTCATACACTGTAGCGGCTACCTGAAGATTCGCCAGTATAGCCTGGACATGTCACCTTTCGATGGCTGTTACCAGAACGTGGGCCTGGTGGCTGTTGGCCACTCTCTGCCTCCGAGCGCCATCACAGAGATCAAGCTGCACAGCAACATGTTCATGTTCCGGGCCAGTCTCGACATGAAGCTTATCTTCCTGGACTCCAGGTACGCAAgaaaattgcacaaaaaaaccatacacgtaatctatttttttctttattatatttttccctcattttttaacaatgcatttatttttcattgtttcacttAAAATCTTACACTTAGAAGAAGGCAAATTTAATTTCAGGAAGCAcactgtatttttgctgaatcAACCAGCCAAAACATTTGAGAGGTGAACTTGTTCTTCAGGGTGGCAGATCTCACGGGGTATGAGCCTCAGGACCTGATTGAGAAGACCCTGTATCACCATGTTCACAGCTGCGACACTTTCCACCTGCGATGTGCCCACCACTTGCGtgagttttctttttactttcaatagatgtaaaaggaaaaaaagtgtttgttacTGACAGTTGAAACAAAATTACTCTTTGCTAAGAATAAGAATGATTAATAAGTAATGCAGCCAGACCTGTTGATGCAGAGCAGTTGCTGGAAATTGGCAAAATAGATCAAAGAAGGGGAAAACAATCTGAAACTTAGCAAagcacaaattaaatttattaaatacacagacacatttcagCTAACTGCCATCATCAGCGTGCATGTGCGTTAAATAGAGACACATATACAGTTTATAGAACATGTGACAGGCTATGAACTCATAATAACTGattcataataattataattgatAGACAAATAGCTGACTGAACTGAGTGGTTGAATTGTAGCCATAAATCATAGTGAACAAGGTTAGACTGTGGGATATGACTaaacaataacaacagtaaaAGTGGAAAACAATGTAGAGACAATAGAAAAACATGAGACAGCTGATGAATAGCTGTTACAAATATATAGTATAGAGGCATCTCCTTACTGAGCCCATCCAGTGATATGGCGTTTAAAAAGTGGATATAAAAAGCCTCCTGtggaaagaaatgtgtgtttctgtcaccATCTCTTGTTGACACCTTGACCAGTCCAAGCCCCATACACTGAAGCAGAGAGCACCTACCTCATATTCAGCTATCATCCTTGCTTCTAATGGAGAATTTATGCTCACTTAATCCTTTTTTAAAGCACTGTTTAGGTTTTCCCCCATAAAGTTTACAAAAGCAATGCATATCAACACGTTTCGGCACCCAAGCTTGTTGTTTAGTGTCAACGATCGAGTTGAGCGTGTATTTTTCACGTTTTTTCTTAGAAATAGAGCAGATCAAGAATCTCTGGAATAGTTAATTATTTGGGCAGTATTGTCAGCACAAAAAGTGTGATGAAGTCATTTGGGTAAGTCCTGCATAGCGTTGTAGCATTAATAATAgtgatgtaaaaataatgacaaaatgtaTACGTTCTTCTCGTTTTTCGCTTGTTTCGCTTTACAGCgatgaaataagaaaaaggaCCGTACAGGCCATGTACGTGccaaattatgaaaaaacttttaaatgaacACCATGAATGCCCCTCTGCCCTCATGTGCTTCCTTTCTCCTTACAGTGCTGGTGAAAGGACAGGTGACCACAAAATACTATCGTTTTCTGGCGAAGCACGGAGGCTGGGTGTGGGTGCAAAGCTACGCCACCATCGTCCACAACAGCAGGTCGTCACGGCCACACTGCATCGTCAGCGTCAACTACGTTCTGACGTGAGTGACAGCTGACATGTCGGGACCACCTCAGGGATGAACTTCACCCAGAGGCCTAAATCACTTCAACTGTCAACTATAGTATCTGCTTTTTGCTTGTCTCTGTAGAGATGCCGTGCTCATAGCATCCACTTTATTAGATCATTCGTGTGAAGGATTGCATCGCTAGGCCTTGAAGCCCTGGGGTTAATTAGCTATATGTGAGGTTCCCGAACCAGTGGGTTGCTGGGTTGTATCGACTCGATGGTAGTGGTGACCACACTCCTCATATCTGCGCTCAGCAGCGTCGCCCTTACCTGCGATGCTCcattctttctcttcctccagTGCACAGAGGTTTCGAGTAAACAGTTGTGCAACAGTAATTATTATAGGCATTTGAAAGGAATCGGCATCTGAGTCGTATGGTATGAATTGCTCAAAAGTCATGAACTGCTCATGTGgtgtggctttgtgtgtgtgtgtgagggggagaGATTCTCCATAAAGTATTTCCTTAGAATCAATTCCCACATCTCTTAGACGTCTTATTGAAGCCACCATTTGTGCAAGTGATCTAAGGCACGGACCTTTATCGACAGGATGGGTCATGTGAACATGATGTCTGAGTCACCAGCTCTCAGACAGGTGGGGCCGGAAGGTTCGCATCAGTGTGTGTTCAGCCAGTGCCAGACTGATAGGGGAAAGCTGATTGCTTACTatgtttcttttgttcttcCATATCTCTGTGATATTTTAGTCTGTATACTCTGTTTGTGGGGCAAATATAAGGATGTTCAAGTTATATAGctactgtactgtttttttttttttccgcccaGTTCAGGTCTTGAAGAATGTCTTGATGAAAAATGGGTTTTGTGGTCAAAATATGAGTGTGTCTATCTAAGCTTTATTTTGGAGGTGAGCTATTGCATAGTACAGGTTTACATACAATGTTTTACTGCAAAACAATCCATAGTTGTGCTACAcgcaaaatttaaatttgttaatttagcaggagcatttcttcaaagaaacatGTTATTATTCAATAGTTATTCACTAGTGTTGAGCTGATTCCTTTTGtcgaaggtgacttacaatgctagagaCACTCCCTATAATTATTCCTCCATTCATTCAAAAGAGAAATGACACCCTCAATCAAAAATTAGTCGAGTCCATccgaaacacacatctttgcaatgtgggaggaaaccagagcaccaggatcaaacctacatgaacacagagagaacatgcaaactctactcAAATTAAGCCTTCTTAGAACCCATATCTGAAGtcatagcccaggagctgtgagacactaGTATCATCCACTGTACTGTACCATCTTTCAGTCTGCATCTTTTGGAGTGTAGCCAGCAAAAGTGTTAACGGCAGTGTGAGTTTGGAATGGCTGCTGCCCCTATGTCCATCATTTATAGAAACTAACAGTCCCAAATCATTGCCAGGCCGGAAGCCAGACAGACCATAATTCAGTTGTTTGAAATGAGCGTCTGTGCACCAATACAAACTGAAGGGTGTTCAGAGGAATAGGAAGGCCTAGTGCTTTCCACTGTTCCCTAAGAGTCATGGGCACCTGGAAATGGGATTCAGTCTGAAGTGATTCATCCATGTGAGTGTTTTGAACGAATGAAAAGGCTGTGAACCCGAGCGTCATGCGTGTCGATCCCAGGTGAGACAGTGTCCATCCTGGGGGGCACACTGCTGTTGAGCATTAGTAGGGCCATTGcagttactcagctgtgtaaatgcataCCGCAGAGGTAGAGACCTAAACATAAGCGCTGTGCAAATAAGCAAAGTGACAATGAGTATAAAGCTTTCGAGCTGAGCATTTAACATGCGTGCATTTCGTGGCGAATAGTCATCGTTTCCATTCGTCTAGACACCTTGCAAAGAGTGGCGTAAGGTTCAGATTGAGGTCACATGGTTGCTTTGCCACAGGTATTGTTTACAGACTCCGGGCATGAGATGTTAAGAATACTGTAGTATTTATCCTTCAGATGTCTGAAATGGACTTTGTCATGGTCAAACAGCAAATGAATGGATTCGGGTTAAAATGTTGCAACTAATATACATGATATAGTATATTAGGCTAATATTTAAGGAACGCTTTTTCATCATTCTTCAGAGTGAACaaactgtgtatttttccttttaaagcaGCGCTTGGATAACTCCAAAAAGCAGTCACATCGGTAATTGTACGGCTCTTGAAAGTTCAGCAGCGAGGTTATCGGAGTGCAGATGTATTTGCGCAGTCACTGTAACTAATACCCTGCAGCAATCCACCAGCAGGATTGAATACCTGGTTCGATGGGGAGGTGTCCACGTGAGTGGGAACGGGTTTTATTTTAAGCAAACTGATGCAGGTAAAGCCATAAACCATGAGGGAGCAATAGCTGAGAAGGTCCCAGTCCCACCAATAATTCCCAGAGGCTAACCCTTGTGGGAAGTGAAATTCGGGAAGCATAAAGAACTATCTTGGGGCatctggtaacgtagtggttagcgctgctgtctatggacctgaaggttgctggttcagttcTCATCTACtgctttagtgttttttttgcaaggtacttaccctaaaactgctccagtaaaaattgcccagctgtataaatagataaataactgtgaatagctcaacattgcaagttgctttggagaaaagcatcaaataagtaaatataggTTAAgcggtagtgtagcggttacgGGGTCAGACTGTTTAAAGGGTCTGAGTCCGTCTTTGAGACACAGCATTGTATaagaataaattgtactttgttGTATTGAattgttagagctgttgtcttgcagCCAAAGACCCTGGGTTTCAATCTGCATTCCTGCTCTGGTACCACTGAACAATGGTCTTGTCCTCAGTTGCAccactaaaaattaccaagctgtatgaGTGGGTAAATTGTAATAACTACCACAAAACATTGTAGTGATTCTTAGGCACAAGCAGCATCAGTCGAGATTCCATGATTCCAAAACACCCGCAAATAAACCACTCAACCCTAAGAACTGAGCCTAAGAATCAAACTAATGCTCCGAGACTACcaatattttctcttatttccGACTGACTTAATTCTGACCGTATTaaggtttggaaaaaaatcatcctACATtaatcagtaataataataactgaggAAAACTATTATGCTTGTCTCTGTGCTTGAACATTAGCCATGTTAGCCTTTTCCACTCTCCTTTTTTGCTCTGTGTCTCAGCATCACATGTATTGGtgggtttttttctcctctttccatGCAGGCATACAGAATACAAGGGATTGCAAATGTCACTGGATCAGATGACATCCAGCAAAAACTCATTGTCGTACCCAACCTCTGATAACAGGAAGGGAAGCAAGTCCCGAGCTACACACAACAAGACAAAATCACGGCTATCCCCTTATCCACAGGTGTGCTTTAATAAATTCGGTCTCTGAAAACGGGGGTATACATCTTTCAAGGGGAGTGGAGAAGGTTTAGAGTTAACCCAAGTGTTGAACCACCGAGCATTTATGGCTTCTGCAATGTTTGTTCCCGCAGTACACCGGCTTTCACGCAGAGCACTCAGAGTCCGACCAAGACAGCCAGTGGGGCGGGAGTCCCTTGGCGAGTTCCTCCTCCCCACAGCTGCAAGAGCATGTGGAGGGTCTGGACACATCTTGTGCCTACCGGCAGTACCCCGACCCCTCTGCCCTTTACCATGGCCTGGCCCTCCacacggagagccagagccaggGCTGCGACCGTGGCTGCTGCGAGGCCGGCAGGTATTTCTTGGGTGCACCTCATACCGGGCGCGAGTCCTGGTGGGGGGCTGGCCGCGCTGTGGTGCCCCTCCCCAGATCGCCACTGGAGAACGGCGAGGGATTCAGTGTAGCTGTACCCCCAGTCATATCTACCCACAGCATCCATGGTAAGAGaccaaggaaaaaaatggagcaATTGTGTTGCTCATGTTGCtgcaagctgtttttttttattgttaacatGTATCTCCCGTAGTGAGAAGTCACTGGGATGAAGAGAGCATGGTGAGCTCTCCAGATGGGGGCTCAGCCAGCGATTCGGGGGACCGTTACCGGGGCGACCACTTCAGGGCCAGCCCACAGGACCCCGGCAAGAGTGAGACGCTCATCCGAGCCACGCAGCACATGATCAAAGAGGAGGAAAGTCGTGTGCAGATGAGCAAGGGCTCCCTGGACCCCCTGGGAGCTTCAGACG
This genomic window from Scleropages formosus chromosome 1, fSclFor1.1, whole genome shotgun sequence contains:
- the LOC108929261 gene encoding single-minded homolog 1-like, producing the protein MKEKSKTAARTRREKENSEFYELAKMLPLPSAITSQLDKASIIRLTTSYLKMRIVFPEGLGEAWGHTSRTKSLDNVGRELGSHLLQTLDGFIFVVAPDGKIMYISETASVHLGLSQVELTGNSIYEYVHPADHDEMTAVLTPQQPCHTHFLQEYEIERSFFLRMKCVLAKRNAGLTSGGYKVIHCSGYLKIRQYSLDMSPFDGCYQNVGLVAVGHSLPPSAITEIKLHSNMFMFRASLDMKLIFLDSRVADLTGYEPQDLIEKTLYHHVHSCDTFHLRCAHHLLLVKGQVTTKYYRFLAKHGGWVWVQSYATIVHNSRSSRPHCIVSVNYVLTHTEYKGLQMSLDQMTSSKNSLSYPTSDNRKGSKSRATHNKTKSRLSPYPQYTGFHAEHSESDQDSQWGGSPLASSSSPQLQEHVEGLDTSCAYRQYPDPSALYHGLALHTESQSQGCDRGCCEAGRYFLGAPHTGRESWWGAGRAVVPLPRSPLENGEGFSVAVPPVISTHSIHVRSHWDEESMVSSPDGGSASDSGDRYRGDHFRASPQDPGKSETLIRATQHMIKEEESRVQMSKGSLDPLGASDGPSKAHAPCFATEVAHVALPGVVCRGPGVPELAHKHLPHGDNKGTSPHGEESSPTPLSRVSSPGLDRISKPSLALSKDYMQTDLSPLCAPSPTLPRQYLERQAAYSFAGYTLEHLYDYPHYDVTSHLRMKGDQTQGHKGTSVIITNGS